In Campylobacter vicugnae, a genomic segment contains:
- a CDS encoding bifunctional aconitate hydratase 2/2-methylisocitrate dehydratase: MGFFEQYNNAKEERAKLGIPPLPLTKEQTKEVCELLKSAPTAELIDLLANRVNPGVDDAAKVKAEFLNEIINHGLACSLISKTDAVKMLEPMLGGYSVIVLVASLRSSDESVAAAAANVLKNTIFVHDYFNDVALLAKEGNKFAAEVIKSWAEAEWFKSRSDIPEKIEAIVFKVPGETNTDDLSPASEAFSRSDIPLHANAMLMKRQPGSLEKIAELKQSGREVVYVGDVVGTGSSRKSGINSIQWHIGREIPGIPNKKTGGVILGSIIAPIFFNTAEDSGALPIIVNVDGLETGDKIEIYPYKGEIVKDGAVVKTFNLEPNTLKDEVKAGGRIPLIIARSLCSKARAELNMGTEDIFTKPAQPATDDSIGYTLAQKMVGRACGIDGVRPGMYVEPITLTVGSQDTTGPMTRDEIKELASLGFSADFVLQSFCHTAAYPKPTDALMHKTLPDFMISRGGVSLKPGDGVIHSWLNRMVLPDSVGTGGDSHTRFPIGISFPAGSGLVAFAAVLGSMPLNMPESVLVRFTGKMQPGITLRDLVNAIPYYAIKKGLLTVEKKGKVNVFAGKVLEIEGLPDLKVEQAFELSDASAERSAAACAIALNKEPVIEYLKSNIVLIDAMIEAGYGSDKTLARRRDKMKQWLENPELLQADKNAKYHTVIEINMDEITEPILACPNDPDDVATLSEILNDPKRPKNIDEVFVGSCMTNIGHYRALSEVLKGEGQVPTRLWVVPPTKMDEAQLRAEGRYSLFGAAGARTEVPGCSLCMGNQARVADNAIVFSTSTRNFDNRMGMGAQVYLGSAELAAVCAMLGRLPSVEEYMKIVPAKLAGKEDEIYKYLNFNLIENYKLEN; the protein is encoded by the coding sequence ATGGGCTTTTTTGAACAATACAATAACGCTAAAGAAGAGCGTGCAAAACTTGGTATTCCACCGCTTCCGCTTACTAAAGAGCAGACAAAAGAGGTATGTGAATTATTAAAATCAGCACCAACTGCTGAGCTTATAGATCTGCTTGCAAATCGTGTAAATCCTGGTGTTGATGATGCTGCAAAGGTTAAGGCTGAGTTTTTAAACGAGATTATAAACCACGGTTTAGCTTGTAGCTTAATTAGCAAAACTGATGCTGTAAAAATGCTTGAACCAATGCTTGGTGGATATAGTGTAATCGTGCTTGTAGCTAGTCTAAGAAGTAGCGATGAGAGCGTAGCGGCTGCAGCAGCTAATGTGCTTAAAAACACTATTTTTGTTCATGATTATTTTAATGATGTAGCGCTTCTTGCTAAAGAGGGCAATAAATTCGCAGCTGAAGTTATCAAAAGTTGGGCTGAAGCTGAGTGGTTTAAATCTAGATCTGATATTCCAGAAAAGATAGAAGCTATAGTATTTAAAGTTCCTGGTGAGACAAATACTGATGATTTAAGTCCAGCTAGTGAAGCATTTAGCAGATCTGATATTCCACTTCATGCAAACGCAATGCTAATGAAACGCCAACCAGGTAGTTTAGAAAAAATTGCTGAGTTAAAACAAAGTGGCCGTGAAGTTGTTTATGTAGGCGATGTAGTGGGAACTGGAAGTTCAAGAAAAAGTGGTATTAACTCTATTCAGTGGCATATCGGTCGTGAAATTCCTGGAATTCCAAACAAAAAAACAGGTGGCGTAATCTTAGGAAGTATTATTGCTCCAATATTCTTTAATACTGCAGAAGATAGCGGTGCGTTACCAATTATAGTAAATGTAGATGGTTTAGAAACTGGTGATAAGATTGAAATTTATCCATATAAAGGTGAGATTGTAAAAGATGGAGCTGTGGTTAAAACATTTAATCTTGAGCCAAATACATTAAAAGATGAAGTAAAAGCTGGAGGTAGAATTCCATTAATTATTGCTAGAAGTCTATGTTCAAAAGCTAGAGCTGAATTAAACATGGGTACTGAAGATATCTTTACTAAACCAGCTCAACCAGCAACTGATGATAGCATAGGCTATACATTAGCTCAAAAAATGGTTGGCCGTGCATGTGGTATCGATGGCGTTCGCCCTGGTATGTATGTAGAGCCTATCACTCTAACAGTAGGTAGTCAAGATACAACTGGTCCAATGACAAGAGATGAGATTAAAGAGCTTGCAAGCCTTGGTTTCTCAGCTGATTTTGTACTTCAAAGCTTCTGTCATACAGCAGCATATCCAAAACCAACTGATGCCTTAATGCATAAAACTCTACCTGATTTTATGATTAGTCGTGGTGGTGTAAGCTTAAAACCAGGTGATGGAGTTATCCACTCATGGTTAAATAGAATGGTTTTACCAGATAGCGTTGGTACTGGTGGAGATTCTCATACACGCTTCCCAATTGGTATTAGCTTCCCAGCTGGTTCTGGTCTTGTGGCTTTTGCTGCTGTTTTAGGTTCAATGCCGCTAAATATGCCTGAGTCTGTACTAGTAAGATTTACTGGTAAAATGCAACCTGGTATTACTCTAAGAGATTTAGTAAATGCAATTCCATACTATGCGATCAAAAAAGGCCTACTAACAGTAGAGAAAAAAGGTAAAGTAAATGTATTTGCTGGTAAAGTTTTAGAGATTGAAGGATTGCCTGATCTAAAAGTTGAACAAGCATTTGAACTAAGCGATGCAAGTGCAGAAAGAAGTGCTGCAGCATGTGCAATTGCTTTAAATAAAGAGCCAGTAATAGAGTATCTAAAATCAAATATTGTGCTTATTGATGCTATGATTGAAGCTGGATATGGTAGTGATAAAACTCTAGCTCGCCGCCGTGATAAGATGAAACAATGGTTAGAAAATCCAGAGCTACTACAAGCTGATAAAAATGCAAAATATCACACTGTAATTGAGATTAATATGGATGAGATTACTGAGCCAATTCTTGCATGTCCAAACGATCCAGATGATGTAGCTACGCTAAGTGAAATTTTAAATGATCCTAAACGCCCTAAAAATATTGATGAAGTATTTGTTGGTAGCTGTATGACAAATATCGGTCACTATAGAGCGCTTTCAGAAGTTCTAAAAGGTGAAGGTCAAGTACCTACTAGATTATGGGTTGTTCCACCTACAAAAATGGATGAAGCACAGCTAAGAGCTGAGGGTAGATATTCACTATTTGGTGCTGCAGGTGCTAGAACAGAGGTTCCAGGCTGCTCACTATGTATGGGTAACCAAGCAAGAGTTGCAGATAATGCAATTGTATTCTCAACTTCTACAAGAAACTTCGATAACCGTATGGGTATGGGCGCTCAAGTTTATCTAGGTTCTGCTGAGTTAGCTGCAGTATGTGCTATGCTAGGTAGATTGCCAAGTGTAGAAGAGTATATGAAGATTGTTCCAGCTAAATTAGCAGGAAAAGAAGATGAGATCTATAAATATCTAAACTTCAATCTAATTGAAAACTACAAATTAGAAAACTAA